From one Lemur catta isolate mLemCat1 chromosome 5, mLemCat1.pri, whole genome shotgun sequence genomic stretch:
- the EGR1 gene encoding early growth response protein 1 → MAAAKAEMQLMSPLQISDPFGSFPHSPTMDNYPKLEEMMLLSNGAPQFLGAAGAPEGSGGNSSSSSGGGGGGSSSSSSSSAYNPQGETGEQPYEHLTAESFPDISLNNEKVLVETSYPSQTTRLPPITYTGRFSLEPAPNSGNTLWPEPLFSLVSGLVSMTNPPASSSSASSPAASSSSSASQSPPLSCAVPSSDSSPIYSAAPTFPTPNTDIFPEPQSQAFSGSAGTALQYPPPAYPAAKGGFQVPMIPDYLFPQQQGDLGLGTPDQKPFQGLEGRTQQPSLTPLSTIKAFATQSGSQDLKALNTTYQSQLIKPSRMRKYPNRPSKTPPHERPYACPVESCDRRFSRSDELTRHIRIHTGQKPFQCRICMRNFSRSDHLTTHIRTHTGEKPFACDICGRKFARSDERKRHTKIHLRQKDKKADKNVASSATSSLSSYPSPVATSYPSPATTSYPSPVPTSFSSPGSSTYPSPVHSGFPSPSVATTYSSVPPAFPAQVSSFPSSAVTNSFSASTGLSDMTATFSPRTIEIC, encoded by the exons ATGGCCGCGGCCAAGGCCGAGATGCAGCTGATGTCTCCGCTGCAGATCTCCGACCCCTTCGGCTCCTTTCCGCACTCGCCCACCATGGACAACTACCCCAAGCTGGAGGAGATGATGCTGCTGAGCAATGGGGCTCCCCAGTTCCTCGGTGCGGCCGGCGCCCCAGAGGGCAGCGGCggtaacagcagcagcagcagcgggggcggagggggcggcagcagcagcagcagcagcagcagcgcctACAACCCTCAGGGGGAGACGGGCGAGCAGCCCTATGAACACCTGACAGCAG aGTCTTTCCCTGACATCTCTCTGAACAACGAAAAGGTGCTGGTGGAGACAAGTTACCCCAGCCAGACCACTCGGCTGCCCCCCATCACCTACACTGGCCGCTTCTCTCTGGAGCCTGCGCCCAACAGCGGCAACACCTTGTGGCCTGAGCCCCTCTTCAGCCTGGTCAGTGGCCTCGTGAGCATGACCAACCCACCGGCCTCCTCATCCTCAGCATCGTCGCCAGCAGCATCCTCCTCCTCGTCCGCCTCCCAGAGCCCACCCTTAAGCTGCGCAGTGCCGTCCAGCGACAGCAGTCCCATTTACTCCGCGGCACCCACCTTCCCCACGCCCAACACTGACATTTTCCCTGAGCCACAGAGCCAGGCCTTTTCCGGCTCTGCAGGCACCGCGCTCCAGTACCCGCCTCCTGCCTACCCTGCTGCCAAGGGTGGCTTCCAGGTTCCCATGATTCCCGACTACCTGTTTCCGCAGCAGCAGGGGGACCTGGGCCTGGGCACCCCAGACCAGAAGCCCTTCCAGGGCCTGGAGGGCCGTACCCAGCAGCCTTCGCTCACCCCACTCTCTACGATCAAGGCCTTTGCCACTCAGTCGGGATCCCAGGACCTGAAGGCCCTCAATACCACCTACCAGTCCCAGCTCATCAAACCCAGCCGCATGCGCAAGTACCCCAACCGGCCCAGCAAGACACCCCCCCACGAACGCCCGTACGCCTGCCCGGTGGAGTCCTGCGATCGCCGTTTCTCTCGCTCCGACGAGCTCACCCGCCACATCCGCATCCACACAGGCCAGAAGCCCTTCCAGTGTCGCATCTGCATGCGCAACTTCAGCCGCAGTGACCACCTGACCACCCACATCCGCACCCACACAGGCGAGAAGCCCTTCGCCTGCGACATCTGCGGGAGAAAGTTTGCCAGGAGCGACGAACGCAAGAGGCATACCAAGATCCACTTGCGGCAGAAGGAcaagaaagcagacaaaaatgtgGCCTCTTcagccacctcctctctctcttcctaccCGTCCCCAGTTGCTACCTCTTATCCATCCCCTGCCACCACCTCATACCCCTCGCCCGTGcccacctccttctcctctcccggGTCCTCGACCTACCCCTCCCCCGTGCACAGCGGCTTCCCCTCGCCCTCGGTGGCCACCACGTACTCATCCGTCCCACCTGCGTTCCCAGCCCAGGTCAGCAGCTTCCCTTCCTCGGCCGTCACCAACTCCTTCAGCGCCTCCACAGGGCTTTCGGACATGACGGCAACCTTTTCTCCCAGGACAATTGAAATTTGCTAA